The following proteins are co-located in the Haloplanus sp. HW8-1 genome:
- a CDS encoding DNA-methyltransferase, protein MRTTHALHVGDAASMDGLADGSVPLVVTSPPYPMIELWDDLFAARDPDVRAALSAGDGDAAFELMHAQLDAVWDEIERVLAPGGIACVNVGDATRSVGDEFQQFPNHARVVDAFRDRGLTPLPDVLWRKPTNSLAKFMGSGTLPPNAYVTLEHEYILLFRKGGTRSFPPGDDRRYESAFFWEERNEWFSDLWEVRGEGQELSGGEERRDRSAAFPVEIPLRLIRMFSVRGDRVLDPFAGTGTTMLAAMLAARDSVGYDLDGDLFTALDDRVADLPAASRRRIAERLASHRSAMADRDGGYEADRYDFRVVTKAERRIRLYVVADVRERSTDEGRGYVVDHEPVDGNDFTAAPEG, encoded by the coding sequence ATGCGGACCACACACGCGCTTCACGTCGGCGACGCGGCCTCGATGGACGGCCTCGCCGACGGCTCGGTCCCCCTCGTCGTCACGTCGCCCCCGTATCCGATGATCGAACTCTGGGACGACCTCTTCGCGGCGCGGGACCCCGACGTGCGTGCGGCGCTTTCGGCGGGTGACGGCGACGCCGCGTTCGAACTGATGCACGCCCAGCTCGATGCGGTCTGGGACGAAATCGAGCGCGTGCTGGCACCCGGGGGGATCGCCTGTGTCAACGTCGGCGACGCCACCCGCTCCGTCGGCGACGAGTTCCAGCAGTTCCCCAACCACGCCCGGGTCGTCGACGCCTTCCGCGACCGCGGGCTGACCCCGCTTCCCGACGTGCTCTGGCGCAAACCCACGAACAGCCTCGCGAAGTTCATGGGCTCCGGGACGCTCCCGCCGAACGCTTACGTCACCCTCGAACACGAGTATATCCTCCTCTTCCGGAAGGGTGGGACGCGCTCGTTCCCGCCGGGCGACGACCGCCGGTACGAGAGTGCCTTCTTCTGGGAGGAACGCAACGAGTGGTTCTCGGACCTGTGGGAGGTACGGGGGGAGGGACAGGAACTGAGCGGCGGCGAGGAGCGTCGCGACCGCTCCGCGGCCTTTCCGGTCGAGATTCCGTTGCGCCTGATCCGGATGTTCTCGGTCCGCGGTGATCGGGTGCTCGATCCCTTCGCCGGGACGGGGACGACGATGCTCGCGGCCATGCTCGCCGCCCGCGACTCGGTCGGGTACGACCTCGACGGCGACCTCTTCACCGCGCTCGACGACCGAGTCGCGGACCTGCCGGCGGCGTCTCGCCGTCGCATCGCCGAGCGGCTGGCGAGCCACCGGTCCGCCATGGCCGACCGGGACGGCGGCTACGAGGCCGACCGGTACGACTTTCGCGTCGTGACGAAGGCCGAGCGCCGGATCCGGCTGTACGTCGTCGCCGACGTGAGGGAGCGGTCGACCGACGAGGGCCGGGGGTACGTCGTCGACCACGAGCCGGTGGACGGGAACGACTTTACCGCGGCCCCCGAAGGGTGA
- a CDS encoding type I 3-dehydroquinate dehydratase — MEFDSLILAAATADLSDEPAARPHADAVEFRMDLADAPLAALDDYDGDLPILATNRDPAEGGEADGSERERLDVLETASAHDAVAAVDVELASLRESAGAAVAATARERGVGVVASVHDFEGTPPASRLNDLLASAADLGDVGKAAVTARDPGDALAVLSATHTATVRGDRVATMAMGEAGRHTRAVAPLYGSKIGYAPVDPAEATAPGQYDLASLAMLIERLGGR, encoded by the coding sequence ATGGAGTTCGACTCGCTGATCCTCGCGGCGGCGACGGCCGACCTCTCGGACGAACCGGCGGCCCGTCCCCACGCCGACGCCGTGGAGTTTCGAATGGATCTCGCGGACGCGCCGCTGGCTGCCCTCGACGACTACGACGGCGACCTCCCGATTCTCGCGACGAACCGCGATCCGGCCGAGGGTGGGGAGGCCGACGGATCGGAGCGGGAGCGTCTCGACGTTCTGGAGACGGCGAGCGCACACGACGCGGTGGCGGCCGTCGACGTCGAACTGGCGAGTCTGCGGGAGTCGGCCGGGGCGGCGGTGGCGGCGACGGCGCGAGAACGCGGCGTCGGCGTCGTGGCCTCGGTCCACGACTTCGAGGGGACGCCCCCGGCCTCGCGGCTGAACGACCTGCTCGCGTCGGCGGCGGATCTCGGCGACGTCGGCAAGGCGGCGGTGACGGCACGCGATCCGGGCGACGCGCTGGCGGTGCTGTCGGCGACGCATACGGCGACGGTCCGCGGCGACCGGGTGGCGACGATGGCGATGGGCGAGGCCGGTCGGCACACGCGGGCGGTCGCACCCCTCTACGGGTCGAAGATCGGATACGCCCCGGTCGATCCAGCCGAGGCGACGGCGCCGGGACAGTACGACCTGGCGTCCCTCGCAATGTTGATCGAACGACTCGGCGGGCGATGA
- a CDS encoding zinc ribbon domain-containing protein, which yields MVDTNRRAVVAAAVSVAGAVIGIGGAGHAYLREWGRAFAWFSLVLGAGLVLIASFTDPETATLSTLPLRVTGPLLGLLALNTVDAYVVARRGTGGGTVRSAGESDGSTVPCPSCGRDLDPELAFCPWCAGPRDGEE from the coding sequence ATGGTCGACACGAACCGACGAGCGGTCGTCGCGGCGGCCGTCAGCGTCGCCGGCGCCGTGATCGGGATCGGAGGTGCGGGCCACGCCTACCTCCGGGAGTGGGGACGCGCGTTCGCGTGGTTCTCGCTCGTTCTCGGGGCGGGACTGGTTCTGATCGCCTCGTTCACCGACCCCGAGACGGCGACGCTGTCGACGCTCCCGCTCCGCGTGACCGGGCCACTCCTCGGGTTGCTCGCGCTGAACACGGTCGACGCGTACGTCGTCGCCCGGCGTGGGACCGGCGGCGGAACCGTTCGGTCGGCAGGCGAGTCCGACGGATCGACCGTTCCGTGTCCGTCCTGTGGCCGGGATCTCGATCCGGAGCTAGCGTTCTGTCCGTGGTGTGCCGGCCCGCGAGACGGGGAGGAGTAG
- a CDS encoding helix-turn-helix domain-containing protein gives MSTRAADAVDDDRLTTAEYRERLRELPPSAKLVAKVLEGKSPLSQGQLAEESLLPDRTVRYALNRLEESGIVDSRYSFKDARKQVYSLRT, from the coding sequence ATGAGCACCAGAGCGGCCGACGCCGTCGACGACGATCGACTGACGACAGCCGAATACCGCGAACGACTTCGCGAACTCCCACCGAGTGCGAAGTTGGTCGCCAAGGTGCTAGAGGGGAAATCGCCGCTCTCGCAGGGGCAACTCGCCGAGGAGTCGCTCCTCCCCGACCGGACGGTTCGATACGCACTGAACCGCCTAGAGGAGTCGGGGATCGTCGACTCCCGCTACAGTTTCAAGGACGCCCGCAAACAGGTCTACTCCCTCCGGACGTAA
- a CDS encoding class I SAM-dependent methyltransferase, with translation MKGEEWYQTDEVAQEYDAKRFSRGGRLIDRREKRAVLEALNPIEDRTVLEIACGTGRFTVMLAERGADIVGLDISSAMMSQGREKARAAGVADRIEFLRGDAARLPFPDDHFDTVFAMRFFHLADTPAKFLAEMCRVSKEQVFFDTFNDRSTRVLYNWLLPMGSRLYGREEVERLIEGAGLRLVDASHDFVLPYGFYRKIPNRLAGAFRSVDTGIGDTSLGTRLASVSYWNAHV, from the coding sequence GTGAAAGGAGAGGAGTGGTATCAGACGGACGAAGTCGCCCAAGAGTACGACGCCAAGCGGTTTTCACGTGGCGGGCGACTGATCGACCGCCGCGAAAAACGGGCCGTCCTGGAGGCACTGAACCCCATCGAGGATCGGACGGTCCTCGAAATCGCCTGCGGGACGGGCCGTTTCACCGTCATGTTGGCCGAACGCGGGGCGGACATCGTCGGTCTGGACATCTCCTCTGCGATGATGTCACAGGGCCGGGAGAAAGCACGGGCCGCCGGCGTCGCCGACCGGATCGAGTTCCTCCGCGGTGACGCCGCGCGGCTCCCCTTTCCCGACGATCACTTCGACACCGTCTTCGCGATGCGGTTTTTCCACCTCGCGGACACCCCGGCGAAGTTCCTCGCGGAGATGTGCCGCGTCTCGAAAGAACAGGTGTTCTTCGATACGTTCAACGACCGCAGCACGCGGGTACTCTACAACTGGTTGCTACCCATGGGCTCGCGGCTTTACGGCCGCGAGGAGGTCGAACGACTCATCGAGGGCGCCGGCCTGCGCCTCGTCGACGCCAGTCACGATTTCGTCCTCCCGTACGGCTTCTACCGAAAGATCCCCAATCGACTCGCCGGCGCGTTCAGAAGCGTCGATACCGGCATCGGCGACACGTCCCTCGGCACTCGTCTCGCGTCAGTTTCGTACTGGAACGCACACGTCTGA
- a CDS encoding glycosyltransferase family 2 protein — translation MELSVVIPTLNGRDHLVAGLDTLATHVPDAEVVVVNGPSTDGTTGMIRDRDDVDVLVEVSTRTEAIARNAGLAAASGNVVAYLRHDLVVEPSWLDGVIDGLADASVVTGPTHRTLGGGMTTEESEHGTVGSREVAYFDGGNVAFRRAVLDDLDGFDEYLESGGDRDAAHRLAALGYEVAWRPEMGVRREYSADGGVATGDPGAEYRALAYRLVKNYGLRPATAADTTRPALRDALVAGRDVLRGDLDPTEWFATGRAVVSGVVRGAADGLIARVKDRSSARNPHGISDRSDRAVARYDWR, via the coding sequence ATGGAGCTCTCGGTAGTGATACCTACCCTCAACGGCCGGGACCACCTCGTGGCGGGCTTGGACACCCTCGCCACCCACGTTCCGGACGCCGAGGTCGTCGTCGTCAACGGCCCGTCGACGGACGGCACTACCGGGATGATTCGCGACCGGGACGATGTGGACGTGTTGGTCGAGGTATCGACCCGCACCGAGGCCATCGCCCGCAACGCGGGGCTGGCGGCCGCCAGCGGCAACGTGGTGGCGTACCTCCGCCATGACCTCGTGGTCGAACCGTCGTGGCTCGACGGGGTGATCGACGGACTGGCCGACGCGTCGGTCGTCACGGGACCGACCCACCGCACGCTCGGCGGCGGCATGACCACCGAGGAGTCGGAGCACGGCACGGTCGGCTCCCGTGAAGTGGCCTACTTCGACGGTGGCAACGTGGCGTTTCGGCGGGCGGTCCTCGACGACCTCGACGGCTTCGACGAATACCTCGAATCCGGCGGGGATCGCGACGCCGCCCACCGACTGGCCGCCCTCGGCTACGAAGTCGCCTGGCGGCCGGAGATGGGAGTCCGTCGGGAGTACTCCGCCGACGGCGGCGTCGCCACCGGGGATCCGGGCGCGGAGTATCGGGCGCTCGCCTACCGCCTCGTGAAAAACTACGGACTCCGCCCGGCCACGGCAGCCGACACGACCCGCCCCGCCCTCCGCGATGCCCTCGTTGCCGGGCGTGACGTCCTCCGGGGCGACCTCGATCCGACCGAGTGGTTCGCCACCGGCCGGGCGGTCGTCAGCGGGGTCGTCCGTGGCGCCGCCGACGGCCTGATCGCCCGCGTCAAGGATCGCTCGTCCGCACGCAATCCTCACGGCATCTCGGACCGATCGGATCGCGCCGTCGCCCGCTACGACTGGCGCTAA
- a CDS encoding SAM hydrolase/SAM-dependent halogenase family protein — protein sequence MTITLASDFGTPYPAAMKGVLLRESDARLVDVTHDLPRGAIRESAFWLRETLPTFPPATHLAVVDPGVGTDRGVLVGRAKGHTFVGPDNGLLVPAARRIAGDEAVDWFAADPGDPASSTFHGRDVFAPLAATVHETVRSRGIDALGDLGRLSPTDPSGLRLPEATVEADAASGEVLAIDDFGNVVTNVAGKFLDGREAVTVNGDRVPVAETFASVDAGDPLATVGSHGYVECDVNRGSGAVWFGLSVGDAVRIAWT from the coding sequence GTGACGATCACCCTCGCCTCCGACTTCGGCACCCCGTATCCGGCCGCGATGAAGGGCGTACTCCTCCGAGAGAGCGACGCCCGCTTGGTCGACGTGACCCACGACCTCCCGCGCGGCGCGATCCGCGAGTCTGCGTTCTGGCTCCGCGAGACGCTCCCGACGTTCCCACCGGCGACCCACCTCGCGGTGGTCGATCCGGGCGTCGGCACCGACCGCGGCGTCCTGGTTGGTCGCGCGAAGGGTCATACGTTCGTCGGCCCGGACAACGGCCTTCTCGTCCCCGCGGCACGGCGGATCGCCGGCGACGAGGCCGTCGACTGGTTCGCGGCCGATCCCGGCGATCCAGCCTCCAGTACGTTCCACGGACGGGACGTGTTCGCCCCCCTCGCGGCGACGGTTCACGAAACCGTCCGATCCCGGGGGATCGACGCGCTCGGCGACTTGGGACGCCTGTCGCCGACCGACCCGTCGGGACTCCGTCTCCCCGAGGCGACCGTCGAGGCCGACGCCGCGTCCGGCGAGGTGCTCGCGATCGACGATTTCGGGAACGTCGTCACGAACGTGGCCGGAAAGTTCCTGGACGGTCGGGAGGCGGTGACGGTGAACGGCGACCGGGTGCCCGTGGCCGAAACGTTCGCGTCGGTCGATGCAGGCGATCCGCTGGCCACCGTCGGGAGCCACGGCTACGTCGAGTGTGACGTGAACCGCGGCAGCGGAGCGGTGTGGTTCGGACTCTCGGTCGGCGACGCGGTTCGGATCGCCTGGACCTGA
- a CDS encoding nicotinamide-nucleotide adenylyltransferase, whose product MRGFYIGRFQPYHDGHHRMVEEIVSEVDELVLGIGSAGHSHTRRDPFTAGERVMMVTKSVAEFDRTSYVVPIEDLDRNSVWVSHVQSMAPSFDVAYSNNPLVIQLFEEAGVEVRQSPMFNRDVLEGTELRERMVEGGEWRHLVPDPVVDVIREIGGIERIQRVSETDT is encoded by the coding sequence ATGCGGGGGTTCTACATCGGCCGGTTCCAGCCGTATCACGACGGCCACCATCGAATGGTCGAGGAGATCGTCTCGGAGGTGGACGAACTCGTCCTCGGGATCGGCTCCGCCGGACACTCCCACACGCGCCGCGATCCCTTCACGGCCGGCGAACGTGTGATGATGGTCACGAAGTCAGTCGCCGAGTTCGACCGCACGAGCTACGTCGTCCCCATCGAGGACCTCGATCGAAACTCCGTCTGGGTGAGTCACGTCCAGAGCATGGCGCCCTCCTTCGACGTCGCTTACTCCAACAACCCACTCGTCATCCAACTGTTCGAGGAGGCCGGCGTCGAGGTGCGGCAATCGCCCATGTTCAACCGGGACGTCCTCGAAGGGACGGAGCTCCGTGAGCGCATGGTCGAGGGCGGCGAGTGGCGCCACCTCGTCCCCGACCCAGTGGTCGACGTGATCCGGGAGATCGGCGGTATCGAACGCATCCAGCGCGTGAGCGAGACAGACACGTGA
- the lonB gene encoding ATP-dependent protease LonB translates to MNDDTNTDERPADGEDGRSSNGRTESGDATERVDDPPRDDGGADEWEDDVPVPSGNGEAVDDSDDRSIDDLGSDVRIDAEIDEDAEDGLLGGLKIDSTAEIRVPDRLVDQVIGQEHARDVVMKAAKQRRHVMMIGSPGTGKSMLAKAMSELLPQEELQDVLVYHNPDDGNEPKVRTVPSGKGDQIVEAHKEEARKRNQMRSFLMWIIIAIVLGYSLIIAGNILLGILAAGIIYLAFRYGSRGSDAMIPNLIVNTADQQTAPFEDATGAHAGALLGDVRHDPFQSGGMETPSHDRVEPGAIHKANKGVLFVDEINTLDVRSQQHLMTAIQEGEFGITGQSERSSGAMVQTEPVPCDFVMIAAGNLDAMENMHPALRSRIKGYGYEVYMDDTIEDTPEMRRKYARFIAQEVEKDGRLPHFTDDAIGEVILEARRRAGRKGHLTLKLRNLGGLVRVAGDIARADDADYTTRDHILQAKGRSRSIEQQLADDYIQRRKDYELQVSEGFVVGRVNGLAVMGEDSGIVLPVMAEVTPSQGPGEVIATGQLKEMAQEAVSNVSAIIKKFSDEDITQKDIHIQFVQAGEGGVDGDSASITVATAVISALEGVGVDQSLAMTGSLSVRGDVLPVGGVTHKIEAAAKTGMDRVIIPEANLQDVMIEDEYEEMVEIIPVSHISEVLDVALEGEPEKDSLVDRLKDITGSALDQQSVSQGPSSPSPQ, encoded by the coding sequence ATGAACGACGACACGAACACGGACGAGCGCCCCGCCGATGGCGAGGACGGACGGTCCTCGAACGGCCGGACCGAGTCCGGCGACGCCACGGAGCGGGTCGACGACCCGCCCCGCGACGACGGTGGGGCCGACGAATGGGAAGATGACGTCCCTGTCCCGTCCGGAAACGGGGAGGCCGTCGATGACTCGGACGACCGGTCCATCGACGATCTCGGGAGCGACGTCCGTATCGACGCCGAAATCGACGAGGACGCGGAGGACGGCCTCCTCGGCGGGCTCAAGATCGACTCGACCGCCGAGATCCGGGTCCCGGACCGACTCGTCGATCAGGTGATCGGACAGGAACACGCCCGCGACGTCGTGATGAAGGCGGCCAAACAGCGCCGGCACGTCATGATGATCGGCTCGCCCGGCACGGGCAAGTCGATGCTCGCGAAGGCGATGAGTGAACTCCTCCCCCAGGAGGAGCTACAGGACGTTCTCGTCTACCACAACCCCGACGACGGCAACGAGCCGAAGGTGCGAACCGTCCCGTCGGGAAAGGGCGACCAGATCGTCGAGGCCCACAAGGAGGAGGCCCGCAAGCGCAACCAGATGCGCTCGTTCCTGATGTGGATTATCATCGCCATCGTCCTCGGCTACTCGCTGATCATCGCCGGCAACATCCTGCTCGGTATCCTCGCGGCCGGGATCATCTACCTCGCGTTCCGCTACGGCTCCCGTGGCTCGGACGCGATGATCCCGAACCTGATCGTGAACACGGCCGATCAGCAGACCGCGCCGTTCGAGGACGCCACGGGTGCTCACGCCGGTGCGCTGCTGGGCGACGTCCGCCACGACCCCTTCCAGTCCGGTGGGATGGAGACGCCGTCTCACGACCGGGTCGAACCCGGCGCCATCCACAAGGCCAACAAGGGCGTGTTGTTCGTCGACGAGATCAACACGCTCGACGTCCGCTCCCAGCAGCATCTCATGACCGCGATCCAGGAGGGCGAGTTCGGGATCACGGGCCAGTCCGAGCGCTCCTCGGGTGCGATGGTCCAGACCGAACCCGTCCCCTGTGACTTCGTCATGATCGCCGCGGGGAACCTCGACGCGATGGAGAACATGCACCCCGCGCTCCGCTCGCGCATCAAGGGGTACGGCTACGAGGTGTACATGGACGACACCATCGAGGACACTCCGGAGATGCGCCGGAAGTACGCCCGGTTCATCGCCCAGGAGGTCGAAAAGGACGGCCGCCTTCCCCACTTCACCGACGACGCCATCGGTGAGGTTATCCTCGAGGCGCGCCGCCGCGCCGGCCGGAAGGGCCACCTGACGCTCAAGCTACGGAACCTCGGCGGCCTGGTCCGCGTCGCTGGCGACATCGCCCGAGCGGACGACGCCGACTACACCACCCGGGACCACATCCTGCAGGCGAAAGGGCGGTCCCGGAGCATCGAACAGCAGCTCGCGGACGACTACATCCAGCGGCGCAAGGATTACGAACTCCAGGTCAGCGAGGGGTTCGTCGTCGGCCGCGTCAACGGACTGGCCGTCATGGGCGAGGACTCCGGTATCGTCCTTCCGGTCATGGCGGAGGTGACGCCCTCGCAGGGGCCGGGTGAGGTCATCGCCACCGGCCAACTGAAGGAGATGGCCCAGGAGGCGGTCTCCAACGTCTCGGCCATCATCAAGAAGTTCTCCGACGAGGACATCACCCAGAAGGACATCCACATCCAGTTCGTCCAGGCGGGTGAGGGCGGCGTCGACGGCGACTCCGCTTCCATCACCGTCGCGACGGCGGTCATCAGCGCCCTCGAAGGCGTCGGCGTCGACCAGTCGCTGGCGATGACCGGGTCGCTCTCGGTTCGTGGTGACGTCCTACCGGTCGGGGGCGTCACGCACAAGATCGAGGCCGCCGCCAAGACCGGCATGGATCGGGTCATCATCCCCGAGGCTAACCTGCAGGACGTGATGATCGAAGACGAGTACGAGGAGATGGTCGAGATCATCCCCGTCAGCCACATCAGCGAGGTCCTCGACGTGGCGCTCGAAGGCGAACCCGAGAAGGACTCGCTGGTCGATCGACTCAAGGACATCACCGGATCGGCGCTCGACCAGCAGAGCGTCAGTCAGGGCCCGAGCAGCCCCAGTCCCCAGTAG
- a CDS encoding CPBP family intramembrane glutamic endopeptidase, with protein sequence MPQWGAFAGFVGVVLGGLLLLARASTGVVASSNDDDFPATLSDRVVDAPADAQTRSHTTLPTPALLANVVVSQSVFASLLLVGAWLAGIPAVAFGLSGAAFGLPNLGSGVVLGVTLHGVNAVGSRLGDRFGLGDSTALRRAMAPDSAAGWAVLLLIVLPLVAGFEELLFRGVLVGAFAAGFGLSPWLLAACSSVAFAFGHGAQGRAGIVVTGALGFVLAAAFVVTGSLVTVVVAHYLVNALEFVVNEGYSSD encoded by the coding sequence GTGCCGCAGTGGGGGGCGTTCGCCGGCTTCGTCGGCGTCGTCCTCGGCGGTCTACTTCTCCTCGCGCGCGCATCGACCGGCGTCGTCGCTTCGTCGAACGACGACGACTTTCCGGCGACCCTCTCGGACCGCGTCGTCGACGCGCCCGCCGACGCCCAGACGCGGTCTCACACGACCCTCCCGACGCCGGCGCTGCTCGCGAACGTGGTCGTCTCCCAGAGTGTTTTCGCCTCTCTCCTGCTGGTCGGGGCGTGGCTGGCCGGGATCCCGGCGGTAGCGTTCGGACTCTCGGGAGCGGCGTTCGGGCTCCCGAATCTCGGCTCCGGCGTCGTCCTCGGTGTCACCCTCCACGGCGTCAACGCCGTCGGCTCGCGGCTCGGCGACCGCTTCGGACTCGGCGATTCGACGGCCCTCCGGCGAGCGATGGCCCCGGACTCGGCCGCCGGCTGGGCGGTGCTCCTCCTGATCGTCCTCCCGCTCGTCGCCGGCTTCGAGGAACTCCTCTTCCGGGGCGTCCTCGTCGGCGCGTTCGCGGCGGGCTTTGGCCTCTCACCGTGGCTCTTGGCCGCCTGCTCGTCGGTCGCTTTCGCCTTCGGCCACGGCGCGCAGGGACGTGCGGGCATCGTCGTCACCGGGGCTCTCGGATTCGTCCTCGCCGCCGCCTTCGTCGTCACGGGGAGCCTGGTCACCGTCGTGGTCGCTCACTATCTGGTGAACGCACTGGAGTTCGTCGTCAACGAGGGTTATAGTAGCGATTGA
- a CDS encoding MGMT family protein, with amino-acid sequence MEGLCAREAPTLGRAVQVGIAGDRVMGVSFPETVPADADPEHPLLDRVFDYLDGATDHFDDVAVALTVPTEQRAVLEAARNVPYGETVDVARLARLAGLDDDDEDDLDTVRTALRENPVPLFIPDHRIAGPGATPADVADRLRDLEADSSD; translated from the coding sequence ATGGAAGGACTTTGCGCGCGCGAGGCCCCGACGCTGGGGCGAGCGGTCCAGGTGGGTATCGCTGGCGACCGGGTCATGGGCGTCTCCTTTCCCGAGACGGTACCCGCAGACGCCGACCCCGAGCACCCCCTGCTCGATCGGGTGTTCGACTACCTCGATGGGGCCACGGATCACTTCGACGACGTCGCGGTGGCGCTCACCGTCCCGACCGAACAGCGGGCGGTCCTCGAAGCGGCGCGGAACGTCCCGTACGGCGAGACGGTGGACGTGGCGCGCCTGGCGCGTCTGGCCGGTCTCGACGACGACGACGAGGACGACCTCGACACTGTACGGACGGCCCTCCGGGAGAACCCGGTGCCGTTGTTCATCCCCGACCACCGGATCGCCGGCCCTGGAGCGACGCCCGCCGACGTGGCCGACCGACTCCGCGACCTAGAGGCCGATAGTAGCGATTGA
- the trpC gene encoding indole-3-glycerol phosphate synthase: MDANGGELAPAVRSILDAARERSGGGERVSVDARPFGEALRTAEADGRVPVIAEVKPTSPTTGVRRDDDPVALAEAMVDGGAAALSVLTEPEHFGGSPASLERVRAAVDVPVLRKDFILTETQLDLVASDLVLLIARFVDDLSGLLTAAEDRGFQPLVEVHTRAELDRAVAAGAGLIGVNNRDLGQLEVDLDTFESLAPAVPDDVTLIAESGIGSVADVRRMRAAGADALLIGSAIMDGDVTANVRRFTTA, from the coding sequence ATGGACGCTAATGGTGGAGAACTGGCGCCTGCGGTGCGCTCGATTCTGGACGCCGCCCGGGAGCGGTCGGGCGGCGGGGAGCGCGTGTCGGTCGACGCCCGTCCCTTCGGGGAAGCTCTTCGTACCGCGGAGGCCGACGGCCGGGTGCCGGTGATCGCGGAGGTGAAACCGACCAGTCCGACGACCGGGGTGCGGCGGGACGACGACCCCGTGGCCCTCGCCGAGGCGATGGTCGACGGCGGGGCGGCGGCGCTGTCGGTACTGACCGAACCCGAGCATTTCGGCGGGTCGCCAGCGTCGCTGGAACGCGTTCGGGCGGCGGTCGACGTGCCAGTGCTTCGCAAGGACTTTATCCTCACCGAGACCCAACTCGACCTCGTGGCGTCGGACCTGGTCCTGTTGATCGCTCGATTCGTGGACGACCTGTCCGGTCTCCTGACGGCCGCCGAGGACCGGGGGTTCCAGCCGCTGGTCGAGGTACACACGCGGGCGGAACTCGACAGGGCCGTCGCGGCGGGTGCGGGGCTGATCGGCGTCAACAACCGCGATTTGGGCCAACTTGAGGTCGATCTCGACACCTTCGAGTCGCTCGCGCCCGCGGTGCCCGACGACGTGACGCTGATCGCGGAGAGTGGGATCGGCTCGGTCGCGGACGTGCGGCGGATGCGCGCGGCGGGTGCCGACGCCCTGCTGATCGGGAGTGCGATCATGGACGGCGACGTGACGGCGAACGTGCGGCGATTCACCACAGCATGA